One window of the Salvia splendens isolate huo1 chromosome 1, SspV2, whole genome shotgun sequence genome contains the following:
- the LOC121792755 gene encoding 30S ribosomal protein S21, chloroplastic-like, with amino-acid sequence MGGPKSPKFQPWRPLANLFSLFNPSKPPPSAPPSRALKLPPLQLSAASDTRPGWEPLVLSNEAQSRPSCSADVAAVVCPSLAYANTMFFRSAYNFQVIVDDNEPEEKLLGRFRREVMRAGVIQECKRRRFFENKQEEKKRKAREADERNRRRRPQARFATQDKPEVSKSKKGDDDDNWDVPEGVLPK; translated from the exons ATGGGCGGACCCAA GAGCCCCAAATTTCAGCCATGGCGACCTCTGGCCaatctcttctctctcttcaaCCCCTCAAAGCCACCACCGTCGGCTCCGCCCTCACGAGCACTGAAACTCCCGCCGCTTCAACTCTCCGCCGCGTCGGACACGCGTCCCGGGTGGGAACCGCTGGTGCTTTCCAATGAGGCGCAGTCGCGGCCTTCGTGCTCGGCCGACGTCGCGGCGGTGGTGTGCCCCTCTCTCGCCTACGCGAACACGATGTTCTTCCGATCCGCGTACAATTTTCAGGTGATCGTGGACGACAACGAACCGGAGGAGAAGCTGCTCGGCCGGTTCAGGAGGGAGGTGATGCGCGCCGGAGTCATCCAGGAGTGCAAGCGCCGCCGATTCTTCGAGAACAAGCAGGAGGAGAAGAAGCGGAAGGCGCGAGAGGCTGATGAGCGCAACCGTCGCAG ACGACCTCAAGCAAGATTCGCAACACAGGATAAGCCAGAGGTTTCGAAGAGCAAGAAGGGAGACGATGATGATAACTGGGATGTTCCTGAAGGAGTCCTTCCCAAGTGA
- the LOC121802529 gene encoding F-box/kelch-repeat protein At3g27150-like: MKLWKIFGIGIVTSMAVGNNIADEEEDEHDIRAGDRHWVDLNFSYNDWITLGPSGPKRIRMPESEVSRVSDGSTSEESQDADYVSVSSLSPEVENLIFARFPRSELWKTSVINKRCLALARSGELYKIRKEIGVYSPSVLMYASGQSTWWEFDREFSSCRRLPFFPSDPSFLNGDKETLCASTHMLVSGNEMGDLVIWRYELAKNEWCKGPSMITPRCLFASATCGSYAYVAGGMASGPNAEVFDVAERYTPEKGLWEPLPSMRKRRQLCAGCYMDGKFYVIGGRDGDVELTCGEFFDEARNTWELIPDMLKDDPVQSSHSPPLVAVVNNELYSLESSSNHLKMYLKESNTWKQLGQVPVRADCHRGWGVAFKSLGDELLVIGASAAYGNRVAVYTCCPSSAESGELRWRALDSGSNCPTNFILNCCVMVA; encoded by the coding sequence ATGAAGCTCTGGAAGATTTTTGGCATTGGAATTGTTACATCAATGGCTGTAGGGAACAACATAGCTGATGAGGAGGAAGATGAGCACGATATCCGGGCTGGCGATCGCCACTGGGTCGACTTGAACTTCAGCTACAACGACTGGATCACCCTCGGTCCATCCGGTCCGAAGAGGATCAGGATGCCCGAGAGCGAAGTCAGCCGTGTTTCTGATGGCTCAACCAGTGAAGAATCTCAGGATGCAGATTATGTAAGCGTTTCTTCTCTTAGCCCCGAGGTCGAGAATCTGATCTTCGCCAGATTCCCGCGGTCCGAGCTTTGGAAGACGAGCGTCATCAACAAAAGGTGCTTGGCTCTCGCGAGGAGTGGGGAGCTTTACAAGATCAGGAAGGAGATAGGCGTGTATTCGCCTTCCGTGCTCATGTACGCCTCGGGACAGAGCACTTGGTGGGAGTTCGACCGGGAGTTTAGTTCGTGTAGGAGGCTCCCTTTCTTCCCTTCGGACCCTTCCTTCCTCAACGGGGACAAGGAGACGCTCTGTGCTAGCACGCACATGCTTGTCTCGGGGAACGAGATGGGGGATCTCGTGATTTGGAGGTACGAGCTAGCTAAGAACGAGTGGTGCAAAGGGCCATCGATGATCACACCGAGATGCTTGTTTGCATCGGCCACTTGTGGTAGCTACGCTTATGTAGCCGGTGGGATGGCTTCAGGGCCGAACGCTGAGGTTTTCGATGTTGCAGAAAGATACACACCTGAAAAGGGCTTGTGGGAACCGCTCCCTAGTATGAGGAAGCGTCGACAGCTCTGCGCTGGCTGCTACATGGATGGGAAATTCTACGTGATCGGGGGGAGGGACGGGGACGTGGAGCTCACTTGTGGCGAGTTCTTCGACGAGGCGAGGAACACGTGGGAGCTGATCCCCGACATGCTTAAGGATGACCCGGTGCAGTCGTCCCACTCCCCACCCCTCGTTGCTGTGGTCAACAACGAGCTCTACTCGCTGGAGTCTTCGTCCAACCACCTGAAGATGTACCTGAAGGAGAGCAACACGTGGAAGCAGCTAGGGCAGGTCCCTGTGAGGGCCGACTGCCACAGGGGTTGGGGAGTCGCGTTCAAGTCCTTGGGAGACGAGCTGCTCGTGATAGGGGCGTCCGCTGCCTATGGCAATCGGGTGGCTGTGTACACGTGCTGTCCGAGCTCGGCTGAGTCGGGCGAGCTGAGGTGGAGGGCTTTGGACAGTGGGAGCAATTGCCCTACCAACTTCATCCTAAATTGTTGTGTTATGGTTGCTTGA
- the LOC121756404 gene encoding SWI/SNF complex component SNF12 homolog, with the protein MAANNNNLQKNIGGSSPFGNSMPVNPSLQQQLGSGFPGQFQFSEAQAQALAQAQAQSKAQAQAQVQAHAHAQMMAAHAHLQAQLQAAQGLAFNQAHPGGMGSLGSQSPSLSGAGSMGAKRFPQKPPARPPSFVPSHVASPMRPMDASAAARRKKQKLPEKQLHERVAAILPESALYTQLLEFESRVDAALTRKKIDIQDALKTPTYLQKTLRIYVFNTFANQIRTIPKKPNAEPPTWTLKIIGRILEEGMDADQVAMMQKANPSYPKFSTFFKRVTITLDQKIYPDNHLIIWDSARSPAPHEGFEVKRKGDQEFTASIRLEMNYMPEKFKLSAPLTELLGIEVDTRSRIMAAIWHYVKARKLQCPDDPSSFNCDPPLQRVFGEGKVKFTAVTQKITPHLFPPQPIHLEHRIKLSGNSPVGTACYDVLVDVPFPIQRELNALLANTEKTKEIDACDEAICAAIRKIHEHRRRRAFFLGFSQSPVEFINALVDSQNKDLKLVSGEGSRNAEKERHSDFYNQPWVEDAVIRYLNRKLPADASGHT; encoded by the exons ATGGCCGCGAATAACAACAATCTTCAAAAGAACATTGGGGGTTCGTCTCCTTTTGGGAATTCTATGCCTGTGAATCCATCACTGCAGCAGCAATTGGGGTCTGGTTTCCCAGGCCAGTTTCAGTTTTCAGAAGCTCAGGCACAAGCTCTTGCTCAGGCTCAGGCTCAGTCGAAGGCACAGGCGCAAGCTCAGGTGCAGGCTCATGCCCATGCTCAAATGATGGCAGCTCATGCGCACCTGCAAGCTCAGTTACAAGCTGCCCAGGGGCTTGCGTTCAACCAGGCACATCCTGGAGGAATGGGGAGTTTGGGTTCACAATCTCCTTCTCTTTCGGGAGCTGGAAGCATGGGAGCCAAACGCTTCCCGCAAAAACCACCTGCTCGTCCACCGAGCTTTGTACCTTCCCACGTGGCCTCTCCAATGAGGCCAATGGATGCCTCAGCTGCTGCTCGTAGGAAAAAGCAGAAGCTCCCAGAGAAACAGTTACACGAAAGAGTTGCAGCTATTTTGCCAGAGTCTGCTCTTTACACTCAGCTCCTTGAGTTTGAGTCTCGAGTAGATGCTGCCTTGACAAGGAAGAAAATTGATATCCAAGATGCCCTAAAGACACCAACTTACCTTCAGAAAACCCTCCGTATATATGTCTTCAACACATTTGCTAATCAGATCCGCACCATTCCTAAGAAACCAAATGCCGAGCCACCTACATGGACTCTTAAGATCATAGGGAGGATTTTGGAGGAGGGAATGGACGCTGACCAGGTAGCAATGATGCAGAAAGCAAACCCTTCGTATCCAAAGTTCTCCACATTTTTCAAGAGAGTTACCATCACCCTCGACCAGAAAATATACCCTGATAACCATTTAATTATATGGGATAGTGCTCGTTCACCTGCTCCTCACGAAGGTTTTGAGGTCAAGAGGAAAGGAGACCAAGAATTTACTGCAAGCATAAGACTAGAAATGAATTATATGCCCGAGAAGTTTAAACTTTCAGCACCTTTGACAGAGCTTTTAGGTATTGAGGTTGATACTCGTTCCAGAATTATGGCTGCAATATGGCATTATGTTAAGGCTCGGAAGTTGCAATGCCCAGATGACCCCTCTTCTTTCAACTGTGATCCGCCACTTCAAAGAGTATTTGGGGAAGGCAAAGTCAAGTTCACAGCAGTCACACAAAAAATTACGCCCCATCTGTTTCCTCCACAGCCCATACATCTGGAGCATAGGATAAAACTTTCAGGTAATAGTCCTGTCGGAACTGCATGTTATGATGTATTGGTCGATGTACCCTTCCCGATACAGAGAGAATTGAATGCTTTGTTGGCCAACACTGAAAAGACAAAAGAGATAGATGCTTGTGACGAAGCAATTTGTGCTGCAATAAGAAAGATCCATGAGCACCGAAGGAGAAGGGCATTCTTCCTTGGATTTAGTCAGTCACCTGTAGAGTTTATTAATGCTCTTGTAGATTCTCAAAACAAGGATCTGAAGCTTGTTTCTGGAGAAGGCAGTCGCAATGCAGAAAAAGAGCGCCATTCAGATTTCTACAACCAACCATG GGTTGAAGATGCTGTCATTCGCTACCTCAACCGAAAGTTACCAGCAGATGCCTCTGGCCACACATAG